One Cryptococcus neoformans var. grubii H99 chromosome 3, complete sequence genomic region harbors:
- a CDS encoding T-complex protein 1 subunit theta: MSLKVPKASGPDLFKSGYKHLSGLEEAVLRNIAAVGELSEIVRTSFGPNGRNKLIINHLGRLFVTSDAATIIREIEVAHPAAKLLVMASTAQEAEMGDATNLVLIFAGELLKRSEHLLTMGLHPSDVIQGYEMALAKGREELETLVAAQITSSPLPSVDSLAAAVSSSLASKQPGCEVLLSKLVAEAALAVMPKNPKDFNVDSVRVVKVLGGGLEASRVVRGMVFGREPEGIVKNATKAKVAVYTCGLDISQTETKGTVLLKKAEDLLNFSRGEEKQLEGYFKEIADSGVKLIIAGSGIGDLALHYLNRMGIAVIKVLSKFDLRRLCRVVGATPLARLGAPTPEEAGMVDVFETVEIGGDRVTVLRQEEGEKTRTATIVLRGATANYLDDLERSLDDGINTVRILFRDGRLVPGAGASEIELARRVSAYGGKTAGLAQHSIKRWAEACEVVPRTLAENAGLNSEDVVSSLYKAHTDGQVDAGVDIESEKEGVRSTKDMGVYDPYAAKDWALKLATEAAISVLRVDSIIVAKQAGIAPPKQQGHWDDD, translated from the exons ATGTCTCTAAAAGTACCCAAAGCTTCCGGCCCCGACCTTTTTAAGTCTGGCTACAAG CACTTGTCTGGACTGGAGGAAGCCGTCTTGAGGAACATAGCGGCTGTTGGAGAACTCAGCGAAATAGTGAGGACCTCATTCGGACCCAATG GTCGAAACAAACTTATTATCAACCACCTGGGACGACTTTTTGTCACTTCTGATGCTGCGACCATTATCCGAGAAATTGAAGTTGCCCATCCTGCTGCGAAGCTTCTGGTCATGGCTAGTACTGCTCAGGAGGCCGAAATGGGGGACGCGACCAATCTAGTACTGATTTTCGCGGGAGAGCTGCTCAAACGATCGGAACATCTTTTGACGATGGGATTGCACCCGTCGGACGTAATTCAAGGGTACGAGATGGCCTTGGCAAAGGGACGAGAAGAGCTCGAAA CTCTGGTAGCCGCGCAAATcacatcttctcccttaCCTTCTGTCGACAGCCTTGCCGCTGcagtttcttcttcccttgccTCTAAGCAACCTGGATGTGAAGTGCTGCTCTCAAAGCTTGTCGCAGAGGCTGCCTTGGCGGTCATGCCTAAAAACCCTAAGGATTTCAACGTCGATTCAGTGCGAGTAGTCAAAGTTTTGGGCGGCGGTCTTGAGGCCAGCAGAGTCGTTCGGGGCATGGTGTTCGGTAGAGAACCTGAAG GTATTGTGAAGAATGCTACCAAGGCTAAGGTAGCAGTATACACTTGTGGTCTGGATATCTCCCAGACTGAGACTAAGGGTACTGTTTTGCTCAAAAAGGCGGAAGATCTGTTGAACTTTTCCCGCGGTGAAGAGAAACAACTCGAGGGT TACTTCAAAGAAATTGCAGACTCCGGTGTCAAGCTCATCATTGCCGGTTCCGGTATCGGTGATCTTGCCTTACATTATCTCAATCGAATGGGCATTGCTGTCATCAAGGTCCTGTCCAAGTTCGACCTTCGACGATTATGTCGGGTTGTCGGTGCCACTCCTCTTGCCCGGCTGGGTGCCCCCACCCCTGAGGAAGCTGGTATGGTTGATGTATTTGAGACCGTCGAGATCGGTGGGGACCGTGTTACTGTCCTTcgacaggaagaaggggagaagacTCGAACTGCCACCATCGTTCTTCGTGGCGCAACTGCCAACTACCTTGATGACCTCGAACGATCTCTTGATGACGGTATCAATACCGTCCGCATCCTTTTCCGTGACGGCCGGCTTGTGCCTGGTGCCGGGGCTAGCGAAATTGAGCTCGCTCGGCGTGTTTCTGCCTACGGTGGCAAAACTGCTGGCCTCGCTCAACATTCTATCAAGCGATGGGCCGAAGCTTGCGAAGTTGTTCCTCGTACATTGGCTGAGAACGCGGGCCTCAACTCGGAAGACGTCGTCAGTTCTCTCTACAAGGCGCATACCGACGGACAGGTTGATGCGGGTGTGGACATTGAgagcgagaaggaaggtgtCAGGTCTACTAAGGACATGGGAGTTTACGACCCATATGCTGCTAAAGACTGGGCATTGAAGCTGGCGACCGAGGCAGCTATCAGTGTTCTCAGAGTCGATAGCATCATTGTGGCCAAGCAAGCAGGAATAGCTCCCCCTAAGCAGCAGGGACACTGGGATGATGATTAG